A DNA window from Daucus carota subsp. sativus chromosome 3, DH1 v3.0, whole genome shotgun sequence contains the following coding sequences:
- the LOC108214572 gene encoding DEAD-box ATP-dependent RNA helicase 24, with protein sequence MSKRKFGFEGFGINRQQTYNFDKSQAPQRLYVPPSSRSHDNFEDTDLDNIEYDEHDGVSEQEHTISHDDGAEIDPLDAFMEGIHEEMKAEPKAKAKVLEKYASDEEDDPMESFLKAKKDVGLALASEVMNAGYNSDEEVYAAAKAVDNGMVEYDDEDNPIMVDKKRIEPIAPLDHSCIDYEAFNKDFYEEKPSISGMTEQDVSEYRKSLAIRVSGFDVPRPVKTFEDCGFSAEIMKAISRQAYEKPTSIQCQAFPIVLSGRDIIGIAKTGSGKTAAFVLPMIVHIMDQPELEKEEGPIGVICAPTRELAHQIYLEAKKFSKSNGIRVSAVYGGMSKLEQFKELKAGCEIVVATPGRLIDLLKMKALTMSRATYLVLDEADRMFDLGFEPQIRSIVGQIRPDRQTLLFSATMPRKVEKLAREILTDPIRVTVGEVGMANEDITQVVHVVPADGEKFPWLLEKLPGLIDNGDVLVFASKKATVDMLETQLAEKGFKVAALHGDKDQASRTETLQKFKSGVYHVLIATDVAARGLDIKSIKSVVNFDIARDMDMHVHRIGRTGRAGDKDGTAYTLITQKEARFAGDLANSLVAAGQDVPMELMDLAMKDGKFRSKRDARKGGGKRAKGRGGGGNRGVRGVDFGLGIGYNTESKSAPSQVVPGRSAAVNSLKTGMTSQFKSSFVAASSGSLNAGLSNSSGMQAGNRVLRGFVSGGSIGGGMHTPPTSSQVNPSPVQSGPRSSESRGNTSQKNSESSKERARERRRPSGWDR encoded by the exons ATGTCGAAACGCAAGTTCGGATTCGAAGGCTTCGGAATCAACCGCCAGCAAACCTACAACTTCGACAAATCGCAAGCTCCGCAGCGCCTCTACGTCCCGCCATCCTCTCGCAGCCACGACAATTTCGAAGACACCGATCTCGACAACATCGAGTACGACGAGCACGACGGAGTGTCAGAACAGGAGCATACTATTAGTCATGACGACGGTGCAGAGATTGATCCGTTGGATGCGTTTATGGAGGGGATTCACGAGGAGATGAAAGCGGAGCCGAAAGCGAAGGCGAAGGTGCTGGAGAAGTACGCGAGTGACGAGGAGGATGATCCGATGGAGAGTTTTTTGAAGGCGAAGAAGGATGTGGGGCTGGCGTTGGCGAGTGAGGTGATGAATGCGGGGTATAATAGTGATGAGGAGGTTTATGCGGCGGCAAAGGCGGTGGATAATGGGATGGTGGAGTATGATGATGAGGATAATCCGATTATGGTTGATAAGAAGAGGATTGAGCCGATTGCACCGTTGGATCATAGTTGTATTGACTATGAGGCTTTTAATAAGGATTTTTATGAGGAGAAACCGTCGATTTCAG GCATGACAGAGCAAGATGTTTCTGAGTACAGGAAGAGCTTAGCCATCCGTGTTTCTGGTTTTGATGTGCCAAGGCCTGTCAAGACATTTGAGGACTGTGGATTTTCAGCTGAGATAATGAAAGCAATATCTAGACAAGCATACGAGAAGCCTACGTCAATACAATGTCAAGCTTTTCCAATTGTGCTCTCCGGAAGAGATATTATTGGTATAGCAAAGACTGGTTCAGGTAAGACTGCTGCTTTTGTGCTTCCTATGATAGTCCATATTATGGATCAGCCCGAGCTTGAGAAAGAAGAGGGTCCTATTGGAGTTATATGTGCACCTACCAGAGAGCTAGCACATCAAATATATTTAGAGGCCAAAAAGTTTTCAAAATCCAACGGAATACGTGTGTCTGCAGTATATGGTGGAATGTCTAAACTTGAACAGTTTAAAGAACTGAAAGCAGGATGTGAAATAGTTGTTGCTACTCCAGGGAGGTTGATAGACTTGCTAAAGATGAAGGCCCTGACAATGTCAAGAGCAACTTACTTGGTTCTTGATGAGGCTGATCGAATGTTTGACCTTGGATTTGAGCCACAGATTAGGTCCATTGTTGGTCAGATTAGGCCCGATCGTCAGACATTACTCTTTTCCGCAACAATGCCTCGTAAAGTTGAGAAGCTTGCAAGAGAAATTCTCACTGATCCAATAAGAGTTACTGTAGGCGAAGTTGGTATGGCCAATGAGGATATTACTCAAGTTGTTCATGTAGTCCCTGCAGATGGTGAGAAGTTCCCTTGGCTTCTTGAAAAGCTACCTGGTCTAATTGATAATGGTGATGTTTTAGTTTTTGCCTCGAAAAAGGCGACAGTAGATATGCTCGAAACACAACTGGCTGAAAAGGGATTTAAAGTTGCGGCTCTTCATGGTGATAAAGATCAAGCATCTCGTACAGAAACGCTACAAAAGTTCAAATCTGGAGTATACCATGTTCTTATCGCAACAGATGTGGCTGCCCGTGGTCTTGAtatcaaatcaattaaatcagtGGTGAATTTTGATATCGCAAGAGATATGGACATGCATGTTCATCGTATTGGTAGAACAGGTCGGGCAGGGGACAAAGATGGGACTGCTTACACTCTTATCACACAGAAAGAGGCACGGTTTGCTGGCGATCTAGCTAATAGTTTAGTTGCTGCTGGTCAGGATGTGCCCATGGAGTTGATGGATCTTGCAATGAAG GATGGAAAATTCAGATCGAAACGTGATGCACGAAAAGGAG GTGGCAAAAGAGCAAAAGGAAGGGGAGGAGGTGGCAATCGAGGTGTGCGTGGGGTGGACTTTGGTCTGGGTATTGGATATAATACAGAATCTAAAAGTGCTCCATCACAAGTTGTTCCTGGTCGTTCTGCAGCTGTGAACTCATTGAAGACAGGGATGACGTCACAATTTAAAAGCAGTTTTGTTGCTGCTTCATCTGGTTCCCTTAATGCAGGGTTGAGTAATAGTTCAGGCATGCAAGCTGGCAACAGGGTGTTGCGTGGTTTTGTGTCGGGTGGTTCTATTGGGGGAGGCATGCATACTCCTCCAACAAGCAGCCAGGTGAATCCTTCTCCTGTGCAAAGTGGGCCAAGAAGCTCAGAGAGCAGAGGAAACACAAGTCAAAAGAACTCAGAAAG TTCTAAAGAAAGAGCAAGAGAAAGACGAAGACCCTCGGGCTGGGATCGTTAA